A genomic region of Elaeis guineensis isolate ETL-2024a chromosome 9, EG11, whole genome shotgun sequence contains the following coding sequences:
- the LOC105051418 gene encoding uncharacterized protein isoform X3 — MICRFPLFFYPTVESSKQCLVSPMACGSFSVPAALVSLSLGSETKTFFQRSRMSPRRYSSRKFRVRAVQETEGPRRLVDIIRIIPEISRNYFRSRSRRALFGGISLLGGFYVAQTISLSFGALGVNDVIAAVLCVLLTEYVTKYYYSRPKYAGS, encoded by the exons ATGATTTGCCGCTTCCCGTTGTTCTTTTATCCCACAGTTGAATCATCCAAACAGTGCTTAG TGTCTCCAATGGCATGTGGTTCATTTTCTGTCCCTGCTGCCCTTGTCAGCCTCAGCCTTGGTTCAGAAACAAAAACATTTTTTCAGAGATCCAGAATGTCTCCTCGTAGATACTCATCTAGGAAGTTCAGAGTCCGTGCAGTACAAGAAACTGAGGGGCCACGGAGGTTGGTTGACATCATCCGTATCATCCCAGAGATCTCAAGGAACTACTTCAGAAGCCGTTCTAGGCGAGCGCTTTTTGGTGGTATCTCATTACTAGGAGGCTTCTATGTTGCACAGACCATTTCTCTGTCCTTTGGTGCTTTGGGTGTGAATGATGTGATTGCTGCAGTGTTATGTGTTCTTCTTACAGAGTATGTGACTAAATATTATTATAGTCGGCCTAAG TATGCAGGGTCGTGA
- the LOC105051418 gene encoding uncharacterized protein ycf20 isoform X1, translated as MICRFPLFFYPTVESSKQCLVSPMACGSFSVPAALVSLSLGSETKTFFQRSRMSPRRYSSRKFRVRAVQETEGPRRLVDIIRIIPEISRNYFRSRSRRALFGGISLLGGFYVAQTISLSFGALGVNDVIAAVLCVLLTEYVTKYYYSRPKVTFPLALLNNFKMGFTYGLFIDAFKLAS; from the exons ATGATTTGCCGCTTCCCGTTGTTCTTTTATCCCACAGTTGAATCATCCAAACAGTGCTTAG TGTCTCCAATGGCATGTGGTTCATTTTCTGTCCCTGCTGCCCTTGTCAGCCTCAGCCTTGGTTCAGAAACAAAAACATTTTTTCAGAGATCCAGAATGTCTCCTCGTAGATACTCATCTAGGAAGTTCAGAGTCCGTGCAGTACAAGAAACTGAGGGGCCACGGAGGTTGGTTGACATCATCCGTATCATCCCAGAGATCTCAAGGAACTACTTCAGAAGCCGTTCTAGGCGAGCGCTTTTTGGTGGTATCTCATTACTAGGAGGCTTCTATGTTGCACAGACCATTTCTCTGTCCTTTGGTGCTTTGGGTGTGAATGATGTGATTGCTGCAGTGTTATGTGTTCTTCTTACAGAGTATGTGACTAAATATTATTATAGTCGGCCTAAGGTAACGTTTCCTCTTGCCCTCCTCAACAACTTTAAGATGGGATTCACTTATGGCCTTTTCATTGATGCTTTCAAGCTGGCTAGTTGA
- the LOC105051418 gene encoding uncharacterized protein ycf20 isoform X2, with product MACGSFSVPAALVSLSLGSETKTFFQRSRMSPRRYSSRKFRVRAVQETEGPRRLVDIIRIIPEISRNYFRSRSRRALFGGISLLGGFYVAQTISLSFGALGVNDVIAAVLCVLLTEYVTKYYYSRPKVTFPLALLNNFKMGFTYGLFIDAFKLAS from the coding sequence ATGGCATGTGGTTCATTTTCTGTCCCTGCTGCCCTTGTCAGCCTCAGCCTTGGTTCAGAAACAAAAACATTTTTTCAGAGATCCAGAATGTCTCCTCGTAGATACTCATCTAGGAAGTTCAGAGTCCGTGCAGTACAAGAAACTGAGGGGCCACGGAGGTTGGTTGACATCATCCGTATCATCCCAGAGATCTCAAGGAACTACTTCAGAAGCCGTTCTAGGCGAGCGCTTTTTGGTGGTATCTCATTACTAGGAGGCTTCTATGTTGCACAGACCATTTCTCTGTCCTTTGGTGCTTTGGGTGTGAATGATGTGATTGCTGCAGTGTTATGTGTTCTTCTTACAGAGTATGTGACTAAATATTATTATAGTCGGCCTAAGGTAACGTTTCCTCTTGCCCTCCTCAACAACTTTAAGATGGGATTCACTTATGGCCTTTTCATTGATGCTTTCAAGCTGGCTAGTTGA